A single genomic interval of Zonotrichia albicollis isolate bZonAlb1 chromosome 33, bZonAlb1.hap1, whole genome shotgun sequence harbors:
- the RNF41 gene encoding E3 ubiquitin-protein ligase NRDP1, translated as MGYDVARFQGDVDEDLICPICSGVLEEPVQAPHCEHAFCNACITQWFSQQQTCPVDRSVVTVAHLRPVPRIMRNMLSKLQITCDNAVFGCTAVVRLDNLMAHLNDCEHNPKRPVTCEQGCGLEMPKDELPNHNCIKHLRSVVQQQQTRIAELEKTSAEHKHQLAEQKRDIQLLKAYMRAIRSVNPNLQNLEETIEYNEILEWVNSLQPARVTRWGGMISTPDAVLQAVIKRSLVESGCPASITNELIENAHERNWPQGLATLETRQMNRRYYENYVAKRIPGKQAVVVMACENQHMGEDMVLEPGLVMIFAHGVEEI; from the exons GCGCCGCACTGCGAGCACGCCTTCTGCAATGCCTGCATCACGCAGTGGTTCTCGCAGCAGCAGACGTGCCCCGTGGACCGCAGCGTGGTGACGGTGGCCCACCTGCGCCCGGTGCCGCGCATCATGCGCaacatgctctccaagctgcagATCACCTGCGACAACGCCGTCTTCGGCTGCACGGCCGTGGTGCGCCTCGACAACCTCATGGCTCACCTCAACGACTGCGAGCACAACCCCAAGCGCCCCGTCACCTGCGAGCAGGGATGCGG GTTGGAGATGCCCAAGGACGAGCTGCCCAACCACAACTGCATCAAGCACCTGCGCTCggtggtgcagcagcagcagacgaGGATTGCAGAGCTGGAGAAAACCtcagctgagcacaagcaccagCTGGCCGAGCAG AAGAGGGACATCCAGCTGCTCAAGGCCTACATGAGGGCAATCCGCAGCGTCAACCCCAACCTGCAGAACCTGGAGGAGACCATCGAGTACAACGAGATCCTGGA GTGGGTGAACTCCCTGCAGCCGGCGCGGGTGACGCGCTGGGGCGGCATGATCTCCACGCCCGACGCCGTCCTGCAGGCCGTCATCAAGCGCTCGCTGGTGGAGAGCGGCTGCCCGGCGTCCATCACCAACGAGCTGATCGAGAACGCGCACGAGCGCAACTGGCCGCAGGGGCTGGCCACGCTGGAGACGCGGCAGATGAACCGCAGATACTACGAGAACTACGTGGCCAAACGCATCCCCGGCAAGCAGGCCGTGGTGGTGATGGCCTGCGAGAACCAGCACATGGGAGAGGACATGGTGCTGGAGCCGGGGCTCGTCATGATCTTCGCTCACGGCGTGGAGGAGATATGA